One genomic segment of Desulfomicrobium sp. ZS1 includes these proteins:
- a CDS encoding carboxyl transferase domain-containing protein, producing the protein MDIEKRIQELRDRLKYILDIFGPDENTNVIMLEAKLGEYVAREPGLPKQEAVRQLETLEELFRFLEKKLERELTPMNKVRIVRHPQRICLKDILENVYDNYTEIGGQDDYSIDPSMLIARAYITRRQGKKVHNQAVMVIGQEKGHGQEFRNGGSVKPWGNAKALHYMKVAETENIPIHTYIFTPGSYPIEDYPGAAQQIAKNLYEMAGLKVPIVAVISEGGSGGAEAIGLADTRIMMSHGYYSVISPEGAAAIEGRLRGGQRAEPKLIEHCAKQLKMTADDNRAMGFVDWKINEPELGARPEHYDFFRKLRKSVISSTDEIVLNVRGMRLFRSLALRRHKGADVYVRWSLDSRAKERLLWTRYVKFRRMAQDAYLDKRHWFSRGSEWTGEFFSSLYSYFRYDLFGKQHKKVTELAEDMHAEMQVVVGRSTRYWKNIMSKLSFGTAKKDVDKAGLTSLSAWDDGAQNSGKWQYVSPQAKSDRAVVCPNTAVHGCLDQWAPDLFGEWAGVCSFCGHHFPMEYQWYLHNIFDPGSIYEVFSEIESTNPLKFDGFDLKLDEAKRKTGHKCGCMTFEARIEGTSVMVAMFMGAFRGGSVGAAEGEKFMRAMERARKKQLPFLSYVHGTAGIRIQEGVNGVIQMPRCTMAVRRYTEAGGLYLVLYDTNSYAGPVASFLGCSPYQFAVRSANIGFAGPGVIKETTGMDIPPNYHNAYQALSRGHIQGIWDRREIRGNLVQSLQTMGGRNLYYR; encoded by the coding sequence ATGGATATCGAAAAACGCATACAAGAACTTCGGGACCGTCTGAAATATATTCTGGACATCTTCGGGCCCGATGAAAATACCAATGTCATCATGCTGGAGGCCAAGCTCGGCGAGTACGTCGCTCGCGAGCCCGGCCTGCCCAAGCAGGAAGCCGTCCGGCAACTGGAAACTCTGGAAGAGCTGTTTCGTTTTCTGGAAAAGAAGCTCGAACGCGAGTTGACCCCCATGAACAAGGTGCGCATCGTCCGGCACCCGCAGCGCATCTGTCTCAAGGACATTCTTGAGAACGTGTACGACAACTACACCGAGATCGGCGGCCAGGACGACTACAGCATCGACCCGAGCATGCTCATCGCGCGGGCGTACATCACCCGCAGGCAGGGCAAGAAGGTTCATAACCAGGCGGTCATGGTCATCGGCCAGGAAAAGGGGCACGGCCAGGAATTCCGCAACGGCGGTTCGGTCAAGCCCTGGGGCAACGCCAAGGCCTTGCACTATATGAAGGTCGCGGAGACGGAAAATATCCCCATCCATACATATATCTTCACCCCCGGCTCCTACCCCATTGAGGACTATCCCGGGGCGGCCCAGCAGATCGCCAAGAATCTTTACGAAATGGCCGGGCTCAAGGTGCCCATCGTGGCCGTCATCTCCGAAGGCGGGTCCGGCGGAGCCGAGGCCATTGGCCTCGCAGACACGCGCATCATGATGTCGCATGGCTACTACTCGGTCATTTCCCCTGAGGGCGCGGCCGCCATCGAAGGCCGTCTGCGCGGCGGGCAGCGGGCCGAACCCAAACTCATCGAGCACTGCGCCAAGCAACTCAAGATGACGGCCGACGACAACCGCGCCATGGGTTTCGTGGATTGGAAGATCAATGAACCCGAGCTTGGCGCCCGGCCCGAACACTATGACTTCTTTCGCAAGCTGCGCAAATCCGTGATTTCGTCCACCGACGAGATTGTATTGAACGTCCGGGGCATGCGCCTTTTCAGGTCGCTCGCGCTGCGGCGGCACAAGGGCGCGGACGTGTATGTACGCTGGAGTCTCGACAGCCGGGCCAAGGAGCGTCTGCTCTGGACTCGTTACGTGAAATTCCGCCGCATGGCCCAGGACGCGTATCTCGACAAGCGGCACTGGTTCAGTCGCGGCAGTGAATGGACCGGGGAGTTCTTTTCCTCCCTGTATTCCTATTTCCGCTACGACCTGTTCGGCAAACAGCACAAGAAGGTCACGGAGCTGGCCGAGGACATGCACGCGGAGATGCAGGTCGTGGTCGGTCGTTCGACGAGGTATTGGAAGAACATCATGTCCAAGCTGTCGTTCGGCACGGCCAAGAAGGATGTGGACAAGGCCGGGCTGACCTCCCTGTCCGCCTGGGACGACGGTGCGCAGAACAGCGGCAAGTGGCAGTACGTCAGCCCTCAGGCCAAGTCCGATCGGGCCGTGGTTTGCCCCAACACCGCCGTGCATGGCTGCCTGGACCAGTGGGCGCCGGATCTTTTCGGGGAATGGGCCGGGGTGTGCAGCTTCTGCGGGCATCATTTTCCCATGGAATACCAGTGGTATCTGCACAACATTTTTGATCCGGGTTCCATTTACGAGGTCTTTAGCGAGATCGAGTCCACCAATCCCCTCAAGTTCGACGGGTTCGACCTGAAGCTTGACGAAGCCAAACGCAAGACCGGCCACAAATGCGGCTGCATGACCTTCGAAGCCCGCATTGAGGGCACGTCGGTCATGGTCGCCATGTTCATGGGCGCTTTTCGCGGCGGCAGCGTGGGCGCGGCCGAGGGCGAGAAGTTCATGCGCGCCATGGAGCGTGCGCGTAAAAAACAGCTGCCTTTCCTGTCGTATGTGCACGGCACCGCGGGCATCCGCATCCAGGAAGGCGTCAACGGCGTCATCCAGATGCCGCGCTGCACCATGGCCGTGCGCCGCTACACGGAAGCCGGCGGCCTGTACCTGGTGCTCTACGACACCAATTCCTACGCCGGTCCGGTGGCCAGTTTTCTGGGGTGCTCGCCGTACCAGTTCGCGGTGCGTTCGGCCAATATCGGTTTCGCCGGTCCCGGGGTCATCAAGGAGACCACGGGCATGGATATCCCGCCTAATTACCACAACGCCTATCAGGCGCTGTCTCGCGGGCATATCCAGGGCATCTGGGATCGCCGGGAAATCCGGGGCAACCTGGTCCAGTCCCTGCAAACCATGGGTGGCCGCAACCTTTACTACCGATAG
- a CDS encoding formin-like protein 18, whose product MGKVLQVRVYAYTYDEADVRKAWPRLWSLAFEETKPGFPYEMAGVLELVRALDDLYQFGVMPEAFRAVVASGLPKVVKAVEDLQRHLADWNPQAANQASDRIEEGLGELERQVANP is encoded by the coding sequence ATGGGCAAGGTCCTGCAGGTTCGAGTGTATGCCTACACCTACGACGAAGCGGATGTCCGCAAGGCCTGGCCCCGTCTCTGGAGCCTGGCCTTCGAGGAGACCAAACCCGGATTTCCGTACGAGATGGCGGGGGTGCTCGAGCTTGTCAGGGCGCTTGATGACCTGTATCAGTTCGGAGTCATGCCCGAGGCCTTTCGCGCGGTTGTGGCCTCGGGACTTCCCAAGGTCGTGAAGGCGGTGGAGGACTTGCAGCGGCACCTTGCCGACTGGAACCCGCAGGCCGCCAACCAGGCCTCCGACCGGATCGAAGAGGGGCTTGGCGAGCTGGAAAGGCAGGTGGCCAATCCATGA
- a CDS encoding anaerobic sulfatase maturase, with product MHSQELSASFPVALTPGVHLMAKPAGPDCNLRCAYCFYLEKEALFPDIKRPRMTDEVLEAYVRQTAAANLNTPGGLLFSWQGGEPTLMGLPFFRRAVELERKYAEGQAVANTLQTNGTLLTDEWCEFLAQNGFLVGLSLDGPDFVHDRHRRDAAGRGTFERVLRALKLMQKHGVEYNVMATVSRESAGQPLEIYSFFKDQGVRHVQFSPIVEREPDERARQLGLHLALPPSSGGEIAPAVTPWTVEPECFGDFLITIFDEWVRRDVGSMFVMNFEWALATSLGEEGAVCTMARHCGNACIVEHNGDVYSCDHFVYPEYRLGNILSDDVTALVSSRRQIEWGHRKESGLPGQCLQCPVGRVCRGGCQKHRFAVTETGEAGLNYLCSGYLKYYRHIGKYMAGFKKLIELDLAPERIMGAIDTPLLIPASEKSGNQPVLLWIR from the coding sequence ATGCATTCACAGGAACTCTCAGCCTCTTTCCCAGTAGCCCTGACCCCGGGCGTGCACCTCATGGCCAAGCCTGCCGGGCCGGATTGCAATCTGCGCTGTGCGTACTGCTTTTACCTCGAAAAGGAAGCGTTGTTCCCGGATATCAAACGCCCGCGCATGACGGACGAGGTTCTGGAAGCCTATGTGCGCCAGACCGCCGCAGCCAACCTGAACACGCCGGGAGGGCTGCTCTTCAGCTGGCAGGGCGGCGAACCCACGCTCATGGGACTGCCTTTCTTCCGCCGGGCCGTGGAACTGGAGCGCAAATACGCTGAAGGACAAGCCGTTGCCAACACCCTGCAGACCAACGGCACCCTGCTGACCGACGAATGGTGCGAATTCCTGGCCCAAAACGGATTCCTGGTGGGCCTCAGCCTGGACGGCCCGGACTTCGTGCACGACCGCCATCGACGGGACGCCGCCGGCAGGGGTACCTTCGAGCGGGTTCTGCGGGCTCTGAAGCTCATGCAGAAGCATGGCGTGGAGTACAACGTCATGGCCACGGTCAGCCGCGAGAGCGCCGGTCAGCCGCTCGAAATCTATTCCTTTTTCAAAGACCAGGGCGTGCGCCACGTCCAGTTCTCGCCCATCGTGGAGCGCGAACCGGACGAGCGGGCGAGACAGCTCGGGCTGCATCTGGCCCTGCCTCCATCATCCGGCGGGGAAATCGCCCCTGCGGTCACTCCCTGGACCGTCGAACCGGAGTGCTTCGGAGATTTCCTGATCACCATTTTCGACGAATGGGTCCGCCGCGACGTGGGCTCCATGTTCGTCATGAACTTCGAGTGGGCCCTGGCCACCTCCCTCGGTGAGGAAGGGGCGGTGTGCACCATGGCCCGCCATTGCGGCAACGCCTGCATCGTCGAACACAACGGGGACGTCTATTCCTGCGACCATTTCGTCTACCCGGAATACAGGCTCGGAAACATTCTGAGCGACGACGTCACCGCCCTGGTTTCGTCTCGGCGGCAGATCGAATGGGGCCACCGAAAGGAATCCGGACTTCCAGGTCAGTGCCTGCAGTGCCCCGTCGGCCGGGTCTGCCGGGGCGGGTGCCAGAAGCACAGGTTCGCCGTTACGGAGACCGGGGAAGCTGGCCTCAATTATCTCTGCTCCGGATATTTGAAGTATTACAGGCATATCGGAAAATACATGGCCGGCTTCAAAAAGCTGATCGAACTGGACCTTGCGCCCGAACGAATCATGGGGGCCATTGACACGCCGCTCCTGATTCCGGCCTCGGAAAAGTCGGGAAACCAGCCTGTATTGTTGTGGATTCGCTGA
- a CDS encoding single-stranded DNA-binding protein — MAGSLNKAILIGRLGRDPEMRYTPSGQPVANFSIATDETYTGKDGQKVEKTEWHRIVVWGKQAEFCGNYLAKGRLVYIEGKIETRKWTDKDGVEKYTTEIKADRVQGLDSRPTEGGYAAAPQYQQRPQAAPQGGSANAGYDDDMGPAFPSEASGMDDAPF; from the coding sequence ATGGCAGGTAGTCTGAACAAAGCAATCTTGATCGGCCGTTTGGGCCGTGATCCGGAGATGCGCTACACTCCGTCCGGGCAGCCGGTGGCCAATTTTTCCATCGCCACGGATGAGACATACACGGGTAAAGACGGTCAGAAGGTCGAGAAGACCGAATGGCATCGCATCGTTGTCTGGGGCAAGCAGGCGGAATTCTGCGGAAATTATCTCGCCAAGGGCCGACTGGTCTACATCGAGGGCAAGATCGAGACCCGCAAGTGGACCGACAAGGACGGCGTGGAAAAATACACCACCGAGATCAAGGCCGACCGCGTGCAGGGGCTTGATTCCCGTCCAACCGAAGGTGGCTACGCCGCAGCCCCGCAGTACCAGCAGCGGCCCCAGGCAGCACCCCAGGGCGGCAGCGCGAACGCAGGCTACGACGACGACATGGGCCCAGCCTTCCCCTCCGAGGCCAGCGGAATGGATGACGCGCCGTTCTGA
- a CDS encoding DUF1254 domain-containing protein codes for MENKFVLQMWLVAIAFLVAIPGSAQSSQYKMTTDIPPGIAMPDSVETRLGTLKFFDGFPDDASVEKIYDNLDFQRAVQAYLLALPAVNMAGLREGLLQLGPPNTTIPTFDTMMDSRSLFLTANANTAYTWVWINLKDGPLVAEVPPMVLGMIDDFWFRYVTDIGIVGPDKGNGGKYLLLPPDYKGDVPQGYIVVRVPTYESILVWRNFPVKGDIKPAIESLKKLTRIYPLDQVGNPPENTFVNISGREFSTVAPADYKVWELLNQVVQGEPVESLDPVTLGFFACIGIEKGKPFAPDARMKEILTEAAAVGDATARTILFQSRIPEAFYYPNSTWRQWLGGYKFESQPGVHYLDAASFFYFYATGVTPAMEAKMVGQGSQYAVGLVDSTGAALDGGKNYRLHLPPNIPVKDFWSVILYDNQTRSMLQTDQQFPMVSSQDKNVLVNADGSVDVYFGPKAPAGKEHNWIQTIPGKGWNTLLRLYGPLQPWFDKTWRPSEIEEVK; via the coding sequence ATGGAAAACAAGTTCGTTCTGCAGATGTGGCTGGTCGCCATCGCGTTTTTGGTCGCAATACCGGGCTCGGCGCAGTCTTCGCAATACAAAATGACGACCGACATCCCGCCCGGCATCGCAATGCCGGACAGCGTGGAGACACGCCTGGGCACGCTCAAGTTTTTTGATGGTTTTCCCGACGACGCCTCGGTTGAAAAAATCTATGACAACCTCGACTTTCAGCGCGCGGTGCAGGCCTATCTGCTGGCGCTGCCAGCCGTGAACATGGCTGGCCTGCGAGAAGGTTTACTGCAGCTTGGGCCGCCCAACACCACGATTCCGACATTCGACACGATGATGGATTCGCGGTCCCTGTTTCTGACCGCGAACGCCAACACGGCCTACACCTGGGTTTGGATCAATCTGAAGGACGGCCCTCTGGTCGCAGAGGTTCCGCCCATGGTGCTGGGCATGATTGATGATTTCTGGTTCCGTTATGTCACCGACATAGGCATCGTCGGCCCCGACAAAGGCAACGGGGGCAAGTATCTGCTCCTGCCGCCCGACTATAAGGGTGATGTGCCGCAGGGTTATATCGTCGTGCGTGTCCCCACCTACGAATCCATTCTCGTCTGGCGTAATTTTCCCGTGAAAGGGGATATCAAGCCCGCCATCGAAAGCCTCAAGAAACTCACCCGGATTTATCCCCTGGATCAGGTCGGCAACCCGCCGGAAAATACATTTGTAAATATTTCCGGACGGGAATTCAGCACGGTGGCCCCAGCCGACTATAAGGTCTGGGAACTGCTCAATCAGGTCGTTCAGGGCGAACCGGTCGAGTCTCTGGACCCGGTGACGCTCGGCTTTTTTGCGTGCATCGGCATCGAGAAAGGCAAGCCTTTCGCTCCCGATGCACGCATGAAGGAAATCCTGACCGAGGCGGCGGCAGTGGGCGACGCCACGGCGCGGACCATCCTTTTCCAGAGCAGGATCCCCGAGGCCTTCTACTATCCGAACAGCACGTGGCGTCAGTGGCTTGGCGGCTACAAATTCGAGTCGCAGCCCGGCGTGCATTATCTGGACGCAGCGTCTTTCTTCTATTTCTATGCGACCGGCGTGACGCCAGCCATGGAAGCGAAGATGGTCGGACAGGGCTCCCAGTATGCTGTCGGGTTGGTCGATTCCACCGGCGCTGCCCTGGATGGTGGCAAGAACTACCGGCTGCATCTGCCGCCCAACATCCCGGTGAAGGATTTCTGGTCGGTGATTCTGTACGATAACCAGACCCGCTCCATGCTCCAGACCGACCAACAATTTCCGATGGTCAGCAGCCAGGACAAAAACGTTCTCGTCAACGCCGACGGTTCTGTGGATGTCTATTTCGGACCCAAGGCACCGGCTGGCAAGGAGCACAACTGGATTCAGACAATTCCCGGCAAGGGTTGGAACACGCTGCTGCGTCTCTATGGACCGCTTCAGCCATGGTTCGACAAGACCTGGCGTCCGAGTGAGATCGAAGAGGTGAAATGA
- a CDS encoding biotin attachment protein — translation MIDVKELLRELREEPYEKISIRAPHSGKVEFVAKEPGVRVVGPSGTWKEVPGTLLVRMERENVKKPLYAPQKGEVMSLGEVANGQFVQAGQELMTIRHYLTREEVIARIMRRSLSLFLAPEKGKYYFFPDVDIKVKTKGSQSVHIEDGMELFILSRMKRETSIRYSGPAGIIYAVYFETNDSVDRDSPLIGVCPEDQLGQIQEVVSRVQSDWEERD, via the coding sequence GTGATAGACGTCAAAGAATTGCTTCGTGAGCTGCGCGAGGAGCCTTACGAGAAAATCTCCATCCGGGCTCCCCATAGCGGAAAAGTGGAATTCGTGGCCAAAGAGCCTGGAGTGCGGGTCGTCGGCCCCAGCGGTACCTGGAAAGAGGTGCCCGGGACGCTGCTGGTCCGCATGGAGCGCGAGAATGTCAAAAAACCCCTCTATGCCCCGCAGAAGGGCGAGGTCATGTCTCTGGGCGAGGTCGCAAACGGCCAGTTCGTGCAGGCCGGTCAGGAGCTCATGACCATCCGGCATTATCTGACCCGCGAAGAGGTCATCGCCCGCATTATGCGCCGCTCTTTGTCCCTGTTTTTGGCTCCGGAGAAGGGGAAGTATTATTTCTTCCCCGACGTGGACATCAAGGTCAAGACCAAGGGCAGCCAGAGCGTGCATATCGAGGACGGGATGGAGCTTTTCATCCTTTCGCGCATGAAGCGCGAGACCTCGATCCGCTACAGCGGCCCGGCCGGCATCATCTATGCCGTCTATTTCGAGACCAACGATTCCGTGGATCGGGACAGCCCGCTCATCGGCGTCTGCCCTGAAGATCAGCTAGGCCAGATTCAGGAAGTTGTCAGCCGCGTGCAGAGCGACTGGGAGGAGAGAGACTGA
- a CDS encoding arylsulfatase: MTGTQSRALTAIGSLGMALAAIFAQQPVVALAQQAAESLDRTVLPIPEPKRQTFTEVDVRKATAPPRFAVTPPQGAPNVVVVLLDDLGFAGTSTFGGPIDTPNFDRIADEGVYYNNFHTTAVSSPTRAAIKSGRNHHVCNMGAIIEMGTTFPGNTGQIPNDVAPVAEMLRLNGYSTGAFGKWHETAAWEASVSGPFDRWPTRQGFDKFYGFLGGETNQWAPFIYDGIHPVELPADPNYHFMTDMTDQTVAWIKYQKALTPDKPFFVYFAPGAVHAPHHVPQDWIAKWKGKFDQGWDAIREQTLARQIERGIVPKGTKLAPKPEAIQDWNTLSADEKRLFTRQAEVFAAFLAMTDHEIGRVIKAIEDTGQLDNTMLIFVYGDNGSSSEGGRSGMFSEMTYFNGVQETVPDMLKFLDKWGGPETYPHMAAGWAVALDTPYQWTKQVASDPGGTKVGMAIRWPEGIKAKGELRTQFHHVVDVAPTILEAAGLPEPKSVNGVEQRPMDGVSMAYTFDDAAAKERHITQYFEMFGNRGIYHEGWFARTIHRAPWEQKARRALDDNSAWELYDTRTDFSLVNDLSSKHPDKLKELQALFLAEASKNHALPIDDRVFERVNAELVGRPDLMAGRTSIVLAEGMTGMTENVFLNIKNKSKTITAEIDVPEGRDANGIIMVQGGRFGGWALYVKDGIPAYDYNFLGLERTTVAGAEKLKAGKYTLRFEFAYDGGGFGKGGMGTLYVNDKKVGEGRIGRTQPMIFSADETADVGIDLATPVVESIGAEAKSRFNGRIPKVTVEVKAAKPAEKAEADAAILLADKKAMAD; encoded by the coding sequence ATGACTGGAACACAAAGCAGAGCGCTGACCGCCATTGGCAGTCTGGGCATGGCGCTGGCAGCGATATTCGCTCAGCAGCCCGTCGTGGCCCTGGCGCAGCAGGCGGCAGAGTCCCTGGACCGGACGGTCCTGCCCATTCCGGAACCAAAACGGCAGACCTTCACGGAAGTGGACGTACGGAAAGCCACGGCGCCGCCGCGATTCGCCGTCACGCCTCCGCAAGGCGCGCCCAACGTGGTCGTCGTGCTCCTCGATGATCTCGGCTTCGCCGGGACCAGCACCTTCGGTGGCCCCATCGACACGCCCAATTTCGACCGCATCGCCGACGAAGGCGTGTATTACAACAATTTCCACACCACGGCGGTCTCCTCGCCCACGCGTGCGGCCATCAAGAGCGGGCGCAACCACCACGTTTGCAACATGGGCGCCATCATCGAGATGGGCACGACCTTCCCCGGCAACACCGGCCAGATCCCCAATGACGTCGCGCCAGTGGCCGAGATGCTGCGTTTGAACGGCTACAGCACCGGCGCTTTCGGTAAATGGCATGAGACTGCGGCTTGGGAGGCCAGCGTGTCCGGTCCCTTCGACCGCTGGCCGACCCGTCAGGGCTTCGACAAGTTCTACGGCTTTTTGGGCGGCGAGACCAACCAGTGGGCACCGTTCATCTATGACGGCATTCATCCCGTGGAATTGCCTGCGGATCCGAACTACCATTTCATGACCGACATGACGGACCAGACCGTAGCCTGGATCAAGTACCAGAAGGCATTGACCCCGGACAAACCGTTCTTCGTCTACTTCGCTCCAGGCGCCGTGCATGCCCCGCACCATGTGCCTCAGGATTGGATCGCCAAGTGGAAGGGCAAGTTCGACCAGGGCTGGGACGCGATCCGCGAGCAGACACTGGCGCGCCAGATAGAACGCGGCATCGTTCCCAAGGGCACGAAGCTCGCGCCCAAGCCCGAGGCGATTCAGGACTGGAACACGCTCTCGGCTGATGAAAAGCGGCTCTTTACCCGCCAGGCCGAGGTCTTCGCGGCATTTCTGGCCATGACCGATCATGAGATCGGCCGGGTCATCAAAGCCATCGAAGACACGGGACAACTCGACAACACGATGCTCATCTTCGTCTACGGCGACAACGGCAGCAGCTCCGAGGGCGGACGCAGCGGCATGTTCAGCGAGATGACGTATTTCAACGGCGTGCAGGAAACCGTTCCGGACATGCTCAAATTCCTGGACAAGTGGGGCGGCCCCGAAACCTACCCGCACATGGCTGCAGGCTGGGCCGTGGCCCTCGATACGCCCTACCAGTGGACAAAGCAGGTCGCGTCGGACCCCGGTGGAACCAAGGTCGGCATGGCCATTCGCTGGCCCGAAGGCATCAAGGCCAAGGGCGAACTGCGCACCCAGTTCCACCATGTCGTCGACGTGGCCCCGACCATACTGGAAGCTGCCGGCCTGCCCGAGCCCAAGAGCGTGAATGGAGTGGAACAGCGGCCCATGGACGGCGTGAGCATGGCCTACACCTTCGACGACGCCGCCGCCAAGGAGCGGCACATCACGCAGTACTTCGAGATGTTCGGCAACCGGGGCATTTACCATGAAGGCTGGTTCGCGCGAACCATCCACCGGGCGCCGTGGGAGCAAAAAGCCCGCCGCGCGCTGGACGACAATTCCGCCTGGGAGCTGTACGATACGCGCACCGATTTCAGCCTGGTCAACGATCTGTCGTCCAAGCATCCGGACAAGCTCAAGGAACTGCAGGCGCTTTTCCTGGCCGAAGCATCGAAGAACCACGCGCTGCCCATCGACGACCGCGTCTTCGAGCGGGTGAATGCGGAACTGGTGGGACGACCCGATCTGATGGCCGGCCGAACGTCCATCGTCCTGGCCGAAGGCATGACGGGGATGACCGAGAACGTGTTCCTGAACATCAAGAACAAGTCCAAGACCATCACCGCCGAGATCGACGTGCCCGAAGGCCGGGATGCCAACGGCATCATCATGGTCCAGGGCGGTCGTTTCGGCGGCTGGGCCCTGTATGTGAAAGACGGCATTCCGGCCTACGACTACAACTTCCTGGGCCTGGAGCGCACGACCGTGGCCGGGGCCGAGAAGCTTAAAGCCGGAAAATACACGCTGCGCTTCGAGTTCGCCTATGATGGAGGCGGGTTTGGCAAGGGCGGGATGGGAACGCTTTATGTGAACGACAAGAAGGTCGGAGAGGGTCGCATCGGTCGCACGCAGCCAATGATATTCTCTGCGGATGAAACTGCCGATGTGGGCATCGATCTGGCGACGCCGGTGGTGGAATCCATCGGGGCGGAAGCCAAGTCCCGCTTCAACGGGCGGATTCCGAAGGTGACGGTGGAGGTCAAGGCTGCAAAGCCTGCGGAAAAGGCCGAAGCCGACGCTGCAATCCTCCTGGCCGACAAAAAGGCCATGGCGGATTAG